In Microbacterium enclense, one genomic interval encodes:
- a CDS encoding ATP-dependent DNA ligase, whose translation MLFGDIETALATVTNTRSRLAKVDALAAVLHDLAPDEIEPAVGLLTAAPRQGRLGVGWRTLSTRGGAHAETPTLTVGQIDEVFSRLVDVGGAGSAAVRTALLDDLAGRATASEWHLLVRIMTGELRTGALEGVLLDAIARAGDRDGALVRRAAMLSGDLGATARIALTGTGDDLAAVGLVVGRGVQPMLASTAATVAEALDAAGRASVEYKLDGARVQVHRHGDEVRVFTRTLADVTHRVPEIVEVALSLPVDDVILDGETLSLDDDGAPRPFQDTMARFGAETAREIALRPWFFDILHVDGRDLIDEPLEARLSELERVAGEYRIPALLTDDAEAADAFARAALQAGHEGVMVKGLDAAYSAGRRGKSWLKVKPVHTFDLVVLGVERGSGRRAEWYSNLHLGARDPDGAFGEPGGFVMVGKTFKGLTDEVLRWQTAHFAERATGEVPGGIRVVPDTVVEIAIDGVQRSVRYPGGVALRFARVKAYRSDKPAREADTITTLRAMLPNVGEAPGDAQSTQATTS comes from the coding sequence ATGCTCTTCGGCGACATCGAGACGGCCCTCGCGACGGTGACTAACACGCGCTCGCGCCTGGCGAAGGTCGATGCCCTCGCGGCGGTGTTGCACGACCTCGCGCCCGACGAGATCGAACCGGCCGTGGGGCTGTTGACGGCAGCTCCCCGACAGGGACGCCTCGGCGTCGGCTGGCGCACCCTGTCGACGCGGGGCGGCGCTCACGCGGAGACACCGACGCTGACCGTGGGGCAGATCGACGAGGTGTTCTCGCGGCTGGTCGATGTGGGGGGAGCGGGGTCGGCGGCCGTACGCACCGCGCTGCTCGACGATCTCGCCGGCCGCGCCACCGCGAGCGAATGGCACCTGCTCGTGCGGATCATGACGGGGGAACTGCGAACGGGCGCGCTCGAGGGCGTCCTCCTGGATGCCATCGCCCGGGCCGGCGACCGCGACGGCGCCCTGGTACGCCGGGCGGCCATGCTGTCGGGCGATCTGGGGGCGACGGCGCGCATCGCCCTGACCGGCACCGGCGACGACCTGGCCGCCGTCGGCCTCGTGGTCGGGCGAGGCGTGCAGCCCATGCTCGCCTCGACCGCGGCGACGGTCGCCGAGGCTCTGGATGCCGCGGGTCGCGCATCGGTGGAGTACAAGCTCGACGGTGCCCGCGTACAGGTGCACCGGCACGGTGACGAGGTGCGCGTCTTCACCCGGACCCTGGCGGACGTGACGCACCGGGTTCCCGAGATCGTCGAGGTGGCGCTGTCGCTCCCGGTGGACGACGTGATCCTCGACGGCGAGACGCTCTCGCTCGACGACGACGGCGCGCCGAGGCCGTTCCAAGACACGATGGCCCGGTTCGGTGCCGAGACGGCCCGGGAGATCGCGTTGCGTCCGTGGTTCTTCGACATCCTGCACGTCGACGGTCGCGATCTGATCGACGAGCCGCTCGAGGCGCGCCTGAGCGAACTGGAGCGCGTGGCGGGGGAGTACCGCATCCCGGCCCTGCTCACCGACGACGCCGAGGCGGCCGATGCCTTCGCCCGAGCCGCTCTGCAGGCCGGACACGAAGGTGTCATGGTGAAGGGACTCGATGCGGCCTACTCCGCGGGGCGGCGCGGGAAGAGCTGGCTGAAGGTCAAACCCGTGCACACTTTCGACCTCGTCGTGCTCGGCGTCGAGCGCGGGTCCGGTCGCCGCGCGGAGTGGTACTCGAACCTCCACCTCGGTGCGCGCGACCCGGACGGGGCCTTCGGCGAACCGGGCGGCTTCGTCATGGTCGGCAAGACCTTCAAGGGCCTGACGGACGAGGTGCTCCGCTGGCAGACCGCGCATTTCGCCGAACGGGCGACGGGGGAGGTGCCCGGTGGCATCCGCGTCGTCCCCGACACGGTCGTCGAGATCGCCATCGACGGGGTGCAGAGGTCGGTGCGCTACCCCGGTGGTGTCGCTCTGCGGTTTGCCCGGGTGAAGGCGTACCGCTCCGACAAACCGGCCCGCGAGGCCGACACGATCACGACGTTGCGGGCGATGCTCCCGAACGTCGGCGAGGCCCCCGGCGACGCGCAGTCGACGCAGGCGACGACGTCGTGA
- a CDS encoding LLM class flavin-dependent oxidoreductase: MSRIGTIFSPYPHPPEQLRDAARAAEDAGIEELWLWEDCFRSSAWAAAAAALAVTDHLRIGVGIAPLPLRNVAASAMEVATIERMFPGRLLPGFGHGVQDWMRQVGAKAASPLTLMQEQLPALRSLLAGDTVSAEGRYARLREVTLDWPPAAAPLVYAAAEGPKTLALAGAVADGVILDSRHTVDEIAEAVRVVQQGRADAGRPGRADVVAYVLTAFGPDARERATAVLKDRADAADRVLAGSVSEVAEGVARFQAAGVDDVVLLPTDDVDLAAFFSAAGQVAVALPNAGGVS; this comes from the coding sequence ATGAGTCGTATCGGCACGATCTTCAGCCCCTACCCCCACCCGCCCGAGCAGCTGCGCGACGCCGCGCGTGCCGCGGAAGACGCCGGCATCGAAGAGCTGTGGCTGTGGGAAGACTGCTTCCGCTCCTCGGCCTGGGCCGCGGCCGCCGCCGCCCTCGCGGTCACCGACCACCTGCGCATCGGCGTCGGCATCGCGCCCCTCCCGCTGCGCAACGTCGCCGCTTCGGCGATGGAGGTCGCCACGATCGAGCGGATGTTCCCCGGCCGGTTGCTGCCCGGCTTCGGCCATGGGGTGCAGGACTGGATGCGTCAGGTCGGCGCCAAGGCGGCCTCGCCCCTGACCCTCATGCAGGAGCAGCTCCCCGCCCTGCGGTCTCTGCTCGCCGGTGACACCGTCAGCGCCGAGGGACGCTATGCCCGCCTGCGCGAGGTCACTCTCGACTGGCCGCCCGCCGCCGCTCCGCTGGTCTACGCCGCGGCCGAGGGGCCGAAGACGCTCGCGCTCGCCGGCGCCGTCGCCGACGGGGTGATCCTCGACAGTCGCCACACGGTCGACGAGATCGCCGAGGCCGTTCGCGTCGTCCAGCAGGGACGGGCGGATGCCGGTCGCCCCGGCCGCGCCGACGTCGTGGCGTACGTGCTCACGGCTTTCGGTCCCGACGCGCGTGAGCGCGCGACCGCGGTGCTGAAGGACCGCGCGGACGCCGCGGATCGGGTGCTGGCCGGCTCGGTCTCGGAGGTCGCCGAGGGCGTGGCGCGCTTCCAGGCCGCGGGAGTCGACGACGTCGTGCTGCTGCCGACCGACGACGTCGATCTGGCCGCCTTCTTCTCGGCCGCGGGACAGGTCGCCGTGGCCCTGCCGAACGCCGGGGGCGTCTCGTGA
- a CDS encoding ATP-dependent Clp protease ATP-binding subunit, protein MSEDVTPGAGDNGAQSFDEFLARYLAGERARAERSIDLSRFLSARTQEALQAAGRYALGRGQRELDALHVLHVLVGQSPAREAVTRLGADPVAIARAAESRLPAASDAADVDGAVVAGSVQRALFHAFQVARAAGSTYVDPDHLFFALVLAQDAPAGQILAQAGVTAEALTQGVRETVVGGGEDAAPTEAASVTPNLDRFGTDLTARAAAGELDPVIGRADEIEQTIEILSRRTKNNPVLIGEAGVGKTAVVEGLARAIVANEVPEQLRDTRVVSIDLAAMLAGARYRGDFEERLTQTMDEIAASEKLVVFVDEVHTLVGAGGSGDGSMDAGNILKPRLARGDVHLIGATTLREYRTIEKDPALERRLQPVRVGEPSIPDAVEILRGLRSAYEEHHAVSYTDDALRAAVELSDRYLPDRVLPDKAIDLIDQAGARLRLRLGVSVDTTALVEQLAVLEAEKNAAVSAEHYEEASRLRDEIAAVQTRLDHATSAPRAEAVVDEPEIAAVISRATGIPVARLTATERGRLSQLEDELHARVIGQDDAVTAVAKAVRRNRTGMGDEQRPVGSFLFLGPTGVGKTELAKALAGSLFDDDGAVIRFDMSEFGERHTVSRLVGAPPGYVGYDEAGQLTERVRRNPYSVVLFDEIEKAHPDVFTLLLQVLDDGRLTDGQGRTVDFRNTVIVMTSNLGAEILASRSGAIGFSTTGREFAAADLRDRVMGKLREAMRPEFLNRIDDIVLFQKLEKAQLREIVRLLLGATSRRLSSRGVTLEVTDAAVDRLVEVGYEPEYGARPLRRVIQREVDDRIADLFVSGELGDGGTVTVDADGAGFAVRAGVSVLAA, encoded by the coding sequence GTGTCCGAAGATGTCACCCCCGGCGCCGGGGACAACGGCGCTCAGTCGTTCGACGAGTTCCTCGCCCGCTACCTCGCGGGAGAGCGCGCTCGCGCCGAACGATCCATCGATCTCAGCCGGTTCCTGAGCGCCCGCACGCAGGAAGCGCTGCAGGCCGCCGGCCGCTACGCGCTGGGTCGCGGTCAACGCGAACTCGACGCGCTCCACGTTCTGCACGTGCTCGTCGGGCAATCGCCCGCGCGCGAGGCGGTCACCCGACTCGGTGCCGACCCCGTCGCGATCGCGCGCGCCGCCGAGAGTCGATTGCCGGCCGCGAGCGATGCGGCCGACGTCGACGGGGCCGTCGTCGCGGGATCCGTCCAGCGCGCGCTCTTCCATGCCTTCCAGGTGGCCCGCGCTGCGGGATCGACCTACGTCGACCCCGACCACCTCTTCTTCGCCCTGGTCCTCGCGCAGGACGCTCCCGCCGGGCAGATCCTCGCCCAGGCCGGGGTCACCGCAGAGGCCCTGACCCAGGGTGTGCGCGAGACGGTCGTCGGCGGGGGTGAGGATGCGGCACCGACCGAGGCGGCATCCGTCACCCCGAACCTCGACCGTTTCGGCACCGACCTCACGGCGCGGGCCGCGGCCGGCGAACTCGACCCCGTGATCGGTCGCGCCGACGAGATCGAGCAGACCATCGAGATCCTCAGCCGGCGCACGAAGAACAACCCCGTGCTCATCGGCGAAGCCGGCGTGGGCAAGACCGCGGTCGTCGAGGGGCTGGCCCGCGCGATCGTCGCGAACGAGGTCCCCGAGCAACTGCGCGACACCCGCGTGGTGTCGATCGATCTGGCCGCGATGCTCGCCGGCGCCCGCTACCGCGGCGACTTCGAGGAGCGTCTGACCCAGACGATGGACGAGATCGCGGCATCCGAGAAGCTCGTCGTCTTCGTCGACGAGGTGCACACCCTCGTCGGTGCGGGCGGAAGTGGCGACGGATCGATGGATGCCGGCAACATCCTGAAGCCGCGCCTCGCACGCGGCGACGTGCACCTGATCGGTGCCACCACCCTGCGCGAGTACCGCACGATCGAGAAGGACCCGGCGCTCGAACGACGCCTGCAGCCCGTGCGCGTCGGCGAGCCGTCGATCCCGGATGCCGTGGAGATCCTCCGCGGGCTGCGCTCGGCGTACGAGGAGCACCACGCCGTCAGCTACACCGACGACGCGCTGCGCGCCGCCGTGGAGCTCAGCGACCGCTACCTGCCGGACCGCGTGCTCCCCGACAAGGCGATCGACCTCATCGACCAGGCCGGCGCGCGTCTGCGGCTGCGGCTGGGCGTCTCGGTCGACACGACGGCGTTGGTCGAGCAGCTCGCCGTCCTGGAGGCCGAGAAGAACGCGGCCGTCTCGGCGGAGCACTACGAGGAGGCGTCGCGCCTGCGCGACGAGATCGCCGCCGTCCAGACGCGCCTCGATCACGCGACCAGCGCGCCGCGCGCGGAGGCCGTGGTCGACGAGCCCGAGATCGCCGCGGTGATCAGCCGTGCCACCGGGATCCCGGTGGCGCGCCTCACCGCCACTGAACGCGGACGCCTCTCGCAGCTGGAGGACGAGCTGCACGCCCGGGTCATCGGGCAGGACGACGCGGTGACAGCCGTGGCGAAGGCCGTCCGTCGCAACCGGACCGGCATGGGAGACGAGCAGCGCCCCGTGGGCTCGTTCCTCTTCCTCGGCCCGACCGGTGTCGGAAAGACGGAGCTGGCCAAGGCTCTCGCCGGATCCCTGTTCGACGACGACGGCGCCGTGATCCGCTTCGACATGAGCGAGTTCGGCGAACGGCACACCGTCTCGCGTCTGGTCGGTGCCCCTCCCGGATACGTGGGCTACGACGAGGCCGGTCAGCTGACCGAGCGCGTGCGTCGAAACCCGTACTCGGTGGTGCTGTTCGACGAGATCGAGAAGGCCCACCCCGACGTGTTCACCCTGCTCCTGCAGGTGCTCGACGACGGCCGTCTGACCGACGGCCAGGGGCGCACGGTCGATTTCCGCAACACCGTCATCGTGATGACCTCGAACCTGGGCGCCGAGATCCTGGCATCCCGCTCCGGTGCGATCGGTTTCAGCACGACGGGACGCGAGTTCGCGGCCGCCGACCTGCGCGATCGGGTCATGGGCAAGCTCCGCGAGGCGATGCGACCCGAGTTCCTCAACCGCATCGACGACATCGTGCTGTTCCAGAAGCTCGAGAAGGCGCAACTGCGCGAGATCGTGCGGCTGCTGCTGGGCGCGACCTCGCGGCGGTTGTCGTCTCGCGGCGTGACGCTCGAGGTCACGGACGCCGCGGTGGACCGCCTCGTCGAGGTCGGCTACGAGCCCGAGTACGGTGCACGGCCACTGCGGCGGGTCATCCAGCGGGAGGTCGACGACCGGATCGCCGACCTGTTCGTCTCGGGCGAGCTCGGCGACGGAGGCACGGTGACGGTGGATGCCGACGGCGCGGGCTTCGCCGTTCGCGCCGGCGTGAGCGTCCTCGCGGCGTGA
- a CDS encoding RecQ family ATP-dependent DNA helicase encodes MNAPATLERSARTAREVFGWDDLLPGQAEAIDAVVGGRDTLVVFPTGAGKSAVYQIAGCELGGTTVVISPLLALQRDQIDSIDAAPDAPAAVALNSRTSTAARKAAWAAIEGDEAVYAFLAPEQLANPEVFDRLAKADVRLLVIDEAHCVSAWGHDFRPDYARIGDAVEALGHPPVLALTATASAPVRDDIIASLGMRDPHLEVRGMDRPEIHMSVRRHEHDSDKRRAVLADVQDADGPALLYVATRKETDAYAEELRERGLRAAAYHGAMAQKRRDEVHTAWSAGELDVVVATSAFGMGVDKSDVRLVVHADVTESLDAYAQEIGRAARDGQPARAILHYRAEDFSLRSFFAGGHTKRADIAGVWDTLRRAKKPLRAKDIAEKSGRPARAIGRVLNQLVASDLAVSGADGVAVLKRVSAGDAVTAVRERDEAEERIRSSRIEIMRGYAETTRCRRRALLEYFGVEAAECCDACDRCDAGARAVAPSDAAAAADSGGLRIDSTVEHGEFGTGTVMGIEDDRITVFFPEHGYKVLARAALGSGIMELGEAA; translated from the coding sequence GTGAACGCACCCGCCACCCTCGAACGATCCGCCCGCACCGCCCGGGAGGTGTTCGGCTGGGACGATCTGCTGCCGGGCCAAGCCGAGGCGATCGACGCGGTCGTCGGCGGGCGCGACACCCTCGTCGTCTTCCCCACGGGCGCGGGCAAGTCGGCGGTGTACCAGATCGCGGGGTGCGAGCTGGGCGGCACCACCGTGGTGATCTCCCCCCTCCTGGCCCTGCAGCGTGACCAGATCGACTCGATCGACGCCGCCCCCGACGCCCCCGCCGCCGTAGCGCTGAACTCCCGCACGAGCACCGCCGCGCGAAAGGCCGCGTGGGCGGCGATCGAGGGCGATGAGGCCGTCTACGCCTTCCTCGCGCCGGAGCAGCTGGCCAACCCCGAGGTCTTCGACCGGCTCGCGAAGGCAGACGTCCGCCTCCTCGTGATCGACGAGGCCCACTGCGTCTCCGCCTGGGGGCACGATTTCCGCCCCGACTACGCGCGCATCGGCGACGCCGTCGAGGCTCTCGGCCACCCACCGGTCCTGGCGCTGACGGCGACGGCATCCGCTCCCGTCCGCGACGACATCATCGCGAGCCTGGGGATGCGCGACCCCCATCTCGAAGTGCGCGGCATGGACCGGCCCGAGATCCACATGTCCGTCCGCCGGCACGAGCACGACAGCGACAAGCGCCGCGCGGTCCTGGCGGATGTCCAGGATGCCGACGGCCCCGCACTTCTGTACGTGGCCACCCGCAAAGAGACCGACGCGTACGCCGAGGAGTTGCGCGAACGCGGTCTGCGAGCGGCCGCGTATCACGGTGCGATGGCGCAGAAACGGCGCGATGAGGTGCACACGGCCTGGAGCGCCGGGGAACTCGACGTGGTCGTGGCGACCTCGGCGTTCGGCATGGGCGTCGACAAGAGCGATGTGCGCCTGGTCGTGCACGCCGACGTGACCGAGTCGCTCGACGCGTACGCGCAGGAGATCGGACGCGCCGCGCGCGACGGTCAGCCGGCGCGGGCGATCCTGCACTACCGGGCCGAAGACTTCTCGCTGCGGTCGTTCTTCGCCGGCGGACACACGAAGCGCGCCGACATCGCCGGCGTCTGGGACACGTTGCGGCGGGCGAAGAAGCCCCTGCGGGCGAAAGACATCGCCGAGAAGAGCGGTCGTCCCGCCCGCGCCATCGGTCGCGTGCTCAACCAGCTCGTCGCGAGCGACCTGGCCGTATCGGGCGCCGACGGCGTTGCGGTGCTGAAGAGGGTGTCGGCGGGCGACGCCGTGACCGCCGTTCGCGAGCGCGACGAGGCGGAGGAGCGCATCCGCTCCTCGCGTATCGAGATCATGCGCGGCTACGCCGAGACGACGCGTTGTCGGCGCCGCGCCCTTCTCGAGTACTTCGGGGTGGAAGCGGCGGAATGCTGCGACGCCTGCGACCGCTGCGACGCGGGAGCTCGGGCGGTCGCCCCCTCCGACGCGGCCGCCGCCGCCGACTCGGGCGGCCTCCGCATCGACTCCACCGTCGAACACGGCGAGTTCGGGACGGGCACGGTGATGGGGATCGAAGACGACCGGATCACCGTGTTCTTCCCTGAGCACGGGTACAAAGTGCTGGCTCGCGCGGCGTTGGGGAGCGGCATCATGGAGCTCGGCGAGGCCGCGTAA
- a CDS encoding TetR family transcriptional regulator C-terminal domain-containing protein, whose translation MDTHAPSPSPSSSHRSREAITEAVLRVLSTGGTDDLSVRKVAAEAGVSVGAVQHHFPTRAALIIGAMDAVTAHFRDRIGAALDSADSQVARLETFCEELAALGDAGRRDAVVWTAFAARAGTDGEIRAIHEREWTRTEEALRGLLTAAYPSARVTPDDAALLLAALDGIAVARGAEGDARMPAARGRALIAALLATFAART comes from the coding sequence GTGGACACGCACGCCCCCTCCCCGTCGCCCAGCTCGTCGCACCGCAGCCGTGAAGCCATCACCGAGGCGGTCCTGCGCGTGCTCTCGACCGGCGGCACCGACGATCTCAGCGTGCGCAAGGTCGCCGCTGAAGCGGGGGTCTCGGTCGGCGCGGTACAGCATCACTTCCCCACGCGCGCCGCGCTCATCATCGGAGCGATGGATGCCGTCACCGCCCACTTCCGCGATCGCATCGGCGCCGCGCTGGACAGCGCGGATTCGCAGGTCGCGCGACTCGAGACCTTCTGCGAGGAGCTCGCCGCCCTCGGTGACGCGGGTCGACGCGACGCGGTCGTCTGGACCGCGTTCGCCGCACGCGCGGGAACGGACGGGGAGATCCGCGCGATCCACGAACGGGAGTGGACGCGCACCGAGGAAGCGCTGCGTGGACTCCTGACCGCCGCGTACCCCTCGGCGCGCGTCACCCCCGACGACGCCGCGTTGCTTCTCGCCGCGCTCGACGGCATCGCCGTCGCCCGCGGAGCCGAGGGCGACGCACGCATGCCGGCCGCGCGCGGACGCGCGCTCATCGCGGCTCTCCTGGCCACATTCGCCGCCCGGACGTAG
- a CDS encoding GNAT family N-acetyltransferase, which translates to MATSDYIAALRSRIGTDLLLLPGVTAVIRDADRFLLARHRHSGLWSLIGGAVEPGEEPSEALHREVREETGADVRIRGIVGVYGGAPMMVTYPNGDRVGYVTTAYDCELLSDAAADQEELLEVGWFSRGEIATLPRRDWIDRVLADVPGRARFTAVRPGTVADAEAIARVHAQSWRETYGKFVDDPDTNPWFAAERRIDMWTATLRDGAAPVMVAVVDGEIIGFAATERTPGLEAVRPEELTTLYVVASSHGTGAGQALLDAVLADRPASLWVAADNPRAEAFYRRNGFRSDGTESAFGPIPRTVRMVR; encoded by the coding sequence ATGGCCACCTCGGATTACATCGCCGCACTTCGTTCGCGGATCGGCACCGACCTGCTGCTTCTCCCCGGGGTGACGGCGGTGATCCGCGACGCGGATCGCTTCCTCCTCGCGCGGCACCGCCACTCGGGGCTGTGGAGCCTCATCGGCGGGGCCGTCGAGCCCGGGGAAGAGCCCTCGGAAGCCCTGCACCGTGAAGTGCGGGAAGAGACCGGGGCCGACGTGCGCATCCGCGGGATCGTCGGCGTCTACGGCGGCGCACCGATGATGGTGACCTACCCCAACGGCGATCGGGTCGGCTACGTCACCACGGCGTACGACTGCGAACTCCTCAGCGACGCCGCCGCCGACCAGGAGGAGCTGCTCGAAGTGGGCTGGTTCTCGCGCGGCGAGATCGCCACACTCCCCCGCCGCGACTGGATCGACCGGGTGCTCGCCGACGTCCCCGGGCGCGCGCGGTTCACGGCCGTCCGACCCGGAACGGTGGCGGATGCCGAGGCCATCGCCCGCGTCCACGCGCAGTCGTGGCGCGAGACATACGGGAAGTTCGTCGACGACCCCGACACGAACCCCTGGTTCGCGGCCGAACGACGCATCGACATGTGGACGGCGACCCTGCGCGACGGTGCCGCACCCGTGATGGTCGCGGTCGTCGATGGCGAGATCATCGGATTCGCGGCCACGGAGCGGACACCCGGCCTCGAGGCGGTGCGGCCCGAGGAGCTGACGACGCTGTACGTCGTCGCCTCCTCGCACGGCACGGGTGCGGGACAAGCGCTCCTCGACGCGGTGCTGGCGGATCGACCGGCGTCACTGTGGGTGGCGGCGGACAACCCTCGTGCGGAGGCGTTCTACCGGCGCAACGGGTTCCGCTCCGACGGCACCGAATCGGCGTTCGGCCCGATCCCGCGGACCGTGCGGATGGTGCGGTGA
- a CDS encoding LLM class flavin-dependent oxidoreductase, translating into MTRGVVSLGLAGSLGPEAIALIAPEVESAGFHTLWINDTPDGDALAALAAAARVTHRLHLATGVVPVDRRPAGTIAAEVASLALPLDRLTLGIGSGIAKEGALARVRDAIDVLHDAGVPRVLVGALGPKMRRIGAERADGVLLNWVPPTEAHAQAEAFHQIAATAHVAVYVRTAIVPAARERLEAETARYASFPNYAANFERMGVDAIDTTIRDVTELGGALEAYTAAADEVVLRAIVPEDTAEAYIDFVRRTAPSPT; encoded by the coding sequence GTGACCCGCGGCGTCGTCTCGCTCGGTCTTGCGGGCTCGCTCGGACCGGAGGCGATCGCGTTGATCGCGCCCGAGGTCGAGAGCGCGGGCTTTCACACACTGTGGATCAACGACACCCCCGACGGTGACGCGCTCGCCGCCCTGGCCGCGGCGGCGCGCGTGACCCATCGGCTGCACCTCGCGACCGGCGTGGTGCCCGTCGACCGTCGACCGGCCGGCACGATCGCCGCCGAGGTGGCGTCCCTCGCCCTTCCGCTGGATCGACTGACACTGGGCATCGGCTCGGGCATCGCGAAAGAGGGAGCGCTTGCACGCGTCCGTGACGCGATCGACGTGCTCCACGACGCGGGCGTGCCTCGCGTCCTCGTGGGTGCGCTGGGTCCGAAGATGCGTCGGATCGGCGCCGAACGCGCAGACGGCGTGCTGTTGAACTGGGTTCCGCCCACCGAAGCGCACGCGCAAGCCGAGGCGTTCCACCAGATCGCCGCCACCGCGCACGTCGCCGTGTACGTCCGTACCGCGATCGTCCCCGCTGCGCGGGAGCGCCTCGAGGCCGAGACGGCCCGCTACGCCTCGTTCCCCAACTACGCCGCGAACTTCGAGCGGATGGGGGTGGATGCCATCGACACGACCATTCGTGACGTCACCGAACTGGGGGGCGCGCTCGAGGCCTACACGGCTGCCGCCGACGAGGTGGTGCTCCGCGCGATCGTTCCCGAGGACACGGCGGAGGCCTACATCGACTTCGTTCGGCGCACGGCGCCTTCTCCGACCTGA
- a CDS encoding DUF1349 domain-containing protein has protein sequence MTISLPGLPALHWTGVDGDAEYDEEARALTLRAAGGVDWTNDATGGPAQHAATALAFPAPHGDFVLAARVRMSGTRSTFDAGALALWSREDRWAKLCNEYSPQGDAMVVSVVTNEFSDDANGPLFPGEAVHLRVARTGPAFAFHYSLDALSWHFVRVFRVDADPSTISVGFLAQAPMGEGAAAVFDEIAYAERSLSDLRNLR, from the coding sequence GTGACCATCTCGCTCCCCGGGCTGCCGGCCCTGCATTGGACGGGCGTCGACGGCGACGCCGAGTACGACGAGGAGGCGCGCGCCCTCACCCTGCGCGCGGCCGGCGGCGTCGACTGGACCAACGACGCGACCGGCGGTCCCGCGCAGCACGCCGCGACCGCCCTCGCCTTCCCCGCACCGCACGGCGACTTCGTCCTCGCGGCGCGTGTTCGCATGAGCGGTACACGCTCCACCTTCGATGCCGGCGCCCTCGCGCTGTGGTCGCGCGAGGACCGGTGGGCCAAGCTCTGCAACGAGTACTCCCCGCAGGGCGACGCGATGGTCGTGAGCGTGGTGACGAACGAGTTCTCGGACGACGCGAACGGCCCGCTCTTCCCCGGCGAAGCCGTGCATCTCCGCGTCGCGCGTACCGGGCCGGCGTTCGCCTTCCACTACTCCCTCGATGCACTGTCGTGGCATTTCGTGCGCGTGTTCCGTGTGGATGCCGACCCGTCGACCATCTCGGTCGGCTTCCTCGCCCAAGCGCCGATGGGCGAGGGTGCCGCCGCCGTGTTCGACGAGATCGCCTACGCGGAGCGCTCGCTGAGCGATCTGCGCAACCTTCGCTGA
- a CDS encoding DUF418 domain-containing protein — MSALDVVRGLAIVGTLATNIWVFSHPWGLLGMLSAPVLPGESKAAAAAQLALMALAQGKFLALLSLTFGVGLALQHRSAVRHHRRWPGRYVWRAALLFVDGAVNYILIAEFDVLMGYAVTAAVVSFLLLTRPRVQRRLILVFGGIHHLLITSIVVALTLIPGANANAALPHEPSPYATASFWGLAVFRLDNVAVFRAEPVLIGFLSLAMFLGGAALWRAGVFGAEGVRLRRRLMIVGACAAPIDLLLGLTGSPAGLLLERYVAAPVVALGILSIVVEMCLRRGTTGWWAQRATEIGRVALSAYLLQNLLGGAIFFGWGLGIAQSLQPWRIPVTVGAFVVITAVVAASAHLWLRRFTTGPVEWLWRAAAGDGRRSGTAPVDRVRS, encoded by the coding sequence TTGTCCGCCCTCGACGTCGTGCGGGGCCTCGCCATCGTGGGTACCCTCGCCACGAACATCTGGGTGTTCTCCCACCCCTGGGGGCTCCTCGGGATGCTCAGCGCCCCGGTGCTGCCCGGCGAGTCGAAGGCCGCTGCCGCCGCCCAGCTTGCGCTCATGGCCCTGGCTCAGGGGAAGTTCCTCGCTCTGCTGTCACTGACCTTCGGTGTCGGACTCGCGCTCCAGCACCGGTCCGCCGTTCGCCATCATCGCCGCTGGCCGGGGCGCTACGTGTGGCGCGCGGCCCTGCTGTTCGTCGACGGGGCCGTCAACTACATCCTCATCGCGGAGTTCGACGTCCTCATGGGCTACGCCGTCACCGCGGCGGTGGTGTCGTTCCTGCTCCTCACCCGCCCGCGGGTGCAACGCCGCCTGATCCTCGTGTTCGGCGGCATCCATCACCTCCTCATCACGTCCATCGTGGTCGCTCTCACCCTCATCCCGGGTGCGAACGCGAACGCGGCCCTGCCGCACGAGCCCAGCCCCTACGCGACGGCGTCGTTCTGGGGACTTGCCGTGTTCCGCCTCGACAACGTCGCGGTCTTCCGCGCTGAGCCCGTGCTCATCGGCTTCCTCTCGCTGGCCATGTTCCTGGGTGGGGCGGCCTTGTGGCGGGCCGGTGTGTTCGGTGCCGAGGGTGTGCGTCTTCGGCGCCGGTTGATGATCGTCGGCGCGTGCGCGGCGCCGATCGATCTCCTCCTCGGGCTGACCGGCTCGCCCGCGGGGCTTCTTCTCGAGCGGTACGTCGCGGCGCCCGTGGTGGCCCTCGGCATCCTCAGCATCGTCGTCGAGATGTGCCTGCGCAGGGGGACGACCGGCTGGTGGGCGCAGCGCGCGACGGAGATCGGACGGGTGGCCCTCAGTGCATACCTGCTGCAGAACCTGCTCGGCGGTGCGATCTTCTTCGGTTGGGGTCTCGGCATCGCGCAGTCTCTGCAGCCGTGGCGTATCCCCGTGACGGTCGGGGCGTTCGTCGTCATCACGGCCGTCGTCGCCGCCTCGGCGCACCTCTGGCTGCGTCGCTTCACGACCGGACCTGTCGAATGGCTGTGGCGGGCGGCGGCCGGTGACGGACGCCGTTCGGGCACGGCTCCGGTGGATAGGGTGCGTTCGTGA